A window of Leptotrichia wadei contains these coding sequences:
- the pepF gene encoding oligoendopeptidase F: MGKNKIEKKELKRDNVGQEYKWNLSDIYENYSAWEKDFEKVSELKKELAGFKGQFGNEGKLLEFFQKQEEMDKISYKLYRYPQLARDLNSSDKEAVEHLQKVQFLFAEISTELSWVNSELVDNRENIEKWIEKKEFDDYRFGLKNLFRLQKHILEEKESKLLSYYSSFFSAPRSIYSEVTVTDVEWPQVTLSSGEKVDVTPANYSKILSTNRNQEDRKLMFQTFYTIYEKKKNTIAAIYNSILQKGIASKKAYNYDSFLLSHLESDNIPEEIYLNLVNTAKNNTKPLQRYLKLRKKILGLEKYYNFDGSINLIEFDKEYEYDDAKEIVLNSVAPLGKDYVEKMKKAISEGWLDVFEAKGKRTGAYSAGVYGVHPYMLLNYNKTLDSVFTLAHELGHTLHTLYSDENQPFLMADYTIFVAEVASTFNERLLLDYMLENTNDPKERIALLEQEIGNIVGTFYFQALLADYEYQAHKLAEAGEPITAEVLSKIMEDLFDKYYGDIIEKDDLIYIFWARVPHFFNSPFYVYQYATCFASSAILYEKMINSSDENEKKQTLDKYIQLLSSGGNDFPMEQLKKAGVDLSKIETIKAVAKQFNLLLDKLEVEIGKL; this comes from the coding sequence ATGGGAAAAAATAAGATAGAAAAAAAAGAATTGAAAAGAGATAATGTAGGACAAGAATACAAATGGAATTTATCTGATATTTATGAAAATTATTCAGCTTGGGAGAAGGATTTTGAGAAAGTTAGTGAGCTGAAAAAAGAATTGGCTGGATTTAAAGGGCAATTTGGGAATGAAGGAAAGTTATTGGAGTTTTTTCAGAAGCAGGAGGAAATGGATAAGATTTCTTATAAATTGTATCGGTATCCTCAGCTTGCGAGGGATTTGAACTCGTCGGATAAGGAGGCTGTGGAGCATTTGCAGAAGGTGCAGTTTTTATTTGCAGAGATTTCTACTGAATTGTCCTGGGTAAATTCGGAACTGGTTGATAATCGTGAGAATATTGAAAAATGGATTGAAAAAAAAGAATTTGATGATTATAGATTTGGACTGAAAAATTTGTTTAGATTGCAAAAGCATATTCTTGAGGAAAAGGAAAGCAAACTGCTGTCGTATTACAGCTCATTCTTTTCAGCACCGAGAAGCATTTATTCGGAAGTTACGGTTACGGATGTGGAATGGCCTCAAGTTACACTTAGTTCGGGAGAAAAGGTGGATGTAACGCCTGCCAATTATTCTAAAATTTTGTCTACAAATAGAAATCAGGAAGACAGAAAACTGATGTTTCAGACGTTTTATACAATTTATGAAAAGAAAAAAAATACAATTGCTGCAATTTATAACTCAATTTTGCAAAAAGGAATTGCTTCAAAGAAAGCCTACAATTACGATTCATTTTTGTTAAGCCATCTGGAAAGTGACAATATTCCAGAAGAAATTTACTTAAATCTTGTCAATACAGCGAAAAATAATACAAAACCATTGCAAAGATATTTAAAATTGAGAAAGAAAATTTTAGGACTTGAAAAATATTATAACTTTGACGGCTCAATTAATCTAATAGAATTTGACAAGGAATACGAATATGATGATGCGAAAGAAATAGTGCTAAATTCAGTTGCTCCGCTTGGAAAAGATTACGTAGAAAAAATGAAAAAAGCGATTTCAGAAGGCTGGCTGGATGTATTTGAGGCAAAAGGGAAAAGAACAGGAGCATATTCTGCAGGAGTTTACGGAGTTCACCCATATATGCTTCTGAATTATAACAAGACTTTAGACAGCGTATTTACATTGGCACACGAACTGGGACATACCTTGCACACTCTTTATTCAGATGAAAATCAGCCTTTCTTGATGGCAGACTACACAATTTTCGTAGCGGAAGTGGCTTCTACATTTAATGAAAGACTACTGCTTGACTATATGCTGGAAAATACCAATGATCCAAAAGAAAGAATTGCACTATTGGAGCAGGAAATTGGAAATATTGTTGGAACATTCTATTTTCAGGCATTGCTAGCAGATTATGAATATCAGGCACACAAGCTGGCAGAAGCTGGAGAACCAATTACAGCGGAAGTTTTGAGCAAAATTATGGAAGACTTGTTTGACAAATATTACGGCGACATAATTGAAAAAGATGATTTAATCTATATTTTCTGGGCAAGAGTTCCACACTTTTTCAACTCGCCATTTTACGTGTATCAATACGCAACTTGCTTTGCCTCATCAGCGATTTTATATGAAAAAATGATAAATTCAAGTGATGAAAACGAGAAAAAACAAACACTAGACAAATACATTCAATTATTAAGCTCAGGAGGAAATGACTTCCCAATGGAACAGCTTAAAAAGGCAGGAGTTGACTTGTCAAAAATTGAAACGATTAAGGCTGTGGCGAAACAGTTTAATTTGCTGTTAGATAAATTGGAAGTGGAAATTGGGAAGTTGTAG
- the tnpA gene encoding IS200/IS605 family transposase, with the protein MSYNSNYHSVFDINYHMIFCIKYRREVINDEISNRLKEIFEKICPKYNIVLKEWEHDVDHIHMLINAMPNTELSKFVNTYKSASSRLIKKEFPEIRGRLWKEYFWSRSYLVVSVGGAPLEIIKKYIQNQKEV; encoded by the coding sequence ATGTCATATAATAGTAATTATCATTCAGTATTTGATATAAATTATCATATGATTTTTTGTATAAAGTATCGAAGAGAAGTCATTAATGATGAAATTTCTAACAGATTGAAAGAGATTTTTGAAAAAATATGTCCGAAGTATAATATTGTTCTTAAAGAATGGGAACATGATGTTGATCATATTCATATGTTGATTAATGCTATGCCTAATACTGAACTTTCTAAGTTTGTAAATACTTACAAAAGTGCTTCCAGCAGGTTGATAAAAAAAGAATTTCCTGAAATAAGGGGAAGATTGTGGAAAGAATATTTTTGGAGTAGAAGTTACTTAGTTGTAAGTGTCGGAGGTGCACCGTTAGAAATAATTAAAAAATATATTCAAAATCAAAAGGAGGTGTAA
- a CDS encoding RNA-guided endonuclease TnpB family protein — protein sequence MKYNLAFRYRIYPNKEQELLINKTFGCVRFIYNTILYTANKIYEETGKNKIITPASLKSENQFLKEVDSLALSNAQLNVRRSFTNFFQKRAKFPRFKSKKNNIKSYTTNCVNNSIRIEENKYLVLPKLKKVKLKYHREIPKDYKIKSVTLTNSNGNYYVSILTEFEKEIQKIPSCNKVIGLDFSMSELFVSSENQRADYPKYFRMLEKKLKKLQKLLSRKVKFSKNWYKQKMKISKLHEYIKNCRRDFLHKLSKKLSETYNAVVVEDLNMRGMSQALNFGKSVGDNGWGIFLRMLEYKLMFLGKQFLKVDKWFPSSKTCSKCGNIKEELKLSERSYKCECCGIEIDRDYNAALNIKDIGKWMLEY from the coding sequence ATGAAATATAATTTGGCATTCAGATACAGAATTTATCCAAATAAAGAGCAGGAATTATTGATAAACAAGACTTTTGGATGTGTTCGTTTTATTTACAATACAATTTTGTATACTGCGAATAAAATTTATGAAGAAACTGGAAAAAATAAAATAATTACACCTGCTAGTTTGAAAAGTGAAAACCAATTTTTGAAAGAAGTTGACAGTCTGGCACTTTCAAATGCTCAATTAAATGTAAGACGATCGTTTACGAATTTCTTTCAAAAGAGGGCAAAATTTCCAAGGTTCAAATCTAAAAAGAATAATATTAAAAGTTACACGACAAATTGTGTGAATAATTCAATACGAATTGAGGAAAACAAATATTTAGTTTTGCCAAAATTGAAAAAAGTAAAATTGAAATATCATAGAGAAATACCAAAGGATTATAAAATAAAGTCGGTAACACTAACAAACAGTAATGGAAATTACTATGTTTCTATTTTGACAGAATTTGAAAAAGAAATTCAAAAAATACCAAGTTGCAATAAAGTAATTGGGCTTGATTTTTCAATGTCTGAATTATTTGTCAGTTCTGAAAACCAAAGGGCTGATTATCCAAAATATTTTAGGATGTTGGAGAAAAAATTGAAGAAATTACAGAAATTATTGTCAAGAAAAGTGAAATTTTCTAAAAATTGGTATAAACAAAAAATGAAAATATCAAAATTACATGAGTATATCAAGAATTGTCGAAGAGATTTTTTGCATAAATTATCGAAAAAATTGTCTGAAACATATAATGCTGTGGTTGTCGAGGATTTGAATATGAGAGGAATGAGCCAGGCATTAAATTTTGGGAAAAGTGTAGGAGATAATGGATGGGGAATATTTTTGAGGATGCTTGAGTATAAGTTGATGTTTTTAGGGAAACAATTTTTGAAGGTAGATAAATGGTTTCCGTCATCGAAGACTTGTAGTAAATGCGGAAATATTAAAGAGGAACTGAAATTATCAGAAAGAAGTTATAAATGTGAGTGCTGTGGAATTGAAATTGATAGAGATTACAATGCGGCACTGAATATAAAAGACATTGGAAAATGGATGTTGGAATATTAG
- a CDS encoding YbgA family protein yields MNKKKECEELWAKNKYYVLSKSHKVYLEIRNYLKEKEIDIVFISERIQKVRDMKESKKDFSNAILHLWGYFKKKATKIEKQGLFNILEEYMGGRNNQKSVIEYINTLLKKYPNKYLQESTLLTGEKDETMA; encoded by the coding sequence ATGAATAAAAAAAAAGAATGCGAAGAGCTATGGGCAAAAAATAAATATTATGTATTAAGCAAATCGCATAAAGTGTACTTAGAAATAAGAAATTATTTGAAAGAAAAAGAAATTGATATTGTATTTATTAGTGAAAGAATACAAAAAGTAAGGGATATGAAAGAAAGTAAAAAAGATTTTAGTAATGCAATTCTTCATTTATGGGGATATTTTAAAAAAAAGGCAACGAAGATTGAAAAACAAGGATTATTTAACATTCTGGAAGAATATATGGGAGGGAGAAATAATCAGAAATCGGTAATTGAATATATCAATACTTTACTAAAGAAATATCCAAATAAATATTTACAAGAATCTACTTTATTAACAGGAGAAAAAGATGAGACTATGGCATGA
- a CDS encoding TIGR02328 family protein, with translation MRLWHEQIIHLLPKNQLLGQHRECCALRGNGWKKKHKTVDYVFLYSPYYLFVYHSLVMDEMEKRGYKVSKEWRDKNYRGKKAENYNNLEEKIIDSPIYKEHDNEYLVECIENLRKKGIKLEL, from the coding sequence ATGAGACTATGGCATGAACAAATTATTCATCTGTTGCCTAAAAACCAGCTTCTTGGTCAACATAGAGAATGTTGTGCGCTTAGGGGAAATGGATGGAAAAAGAAACATAAAACAGTAGATTATGTATTTTTATATTCTCCATATTATTTATTTGTTTATCATTCATTGGTTATGGATGAAATGGAAAAAAGAGGGTATAAAGTTTCTAAAGAATGGAGAGATAAGAATTATAGGGGAAAGAAAGCAGAAAATTATAATAATCTTGAAGAAAAAATTATAGATAGCCCAATTTACAAAGAACATGATAATGAATATTTAGTTGAGTGTATCGAAAATTTGCGAAAAAAAGGGATTAAATTGGAATTATAG
- a CDS encoding type II toxin-antitoxin system RelB/DinJ family antitoxin gives MANANLSIRVDKETKEKANELFNKFGLTMTTAVNMFLKTAIRENRIPFELKLEEEPNEVTLEAMREADRIARDDNVKGYDSIEELREALGV, from the coding sequence ATGGCAAATGCAAATTTAAGTATTAGAGTTGATAAAGAAACAAAAGAAAAAGCAAACGAATTGTTTAACAAATTTGGCTTGACAATGACAACAGCAGTAAATATGTTCTTAAAAACTGCAATTAGAGAAAATAGAATCCCTTTTGAATTGAAATTGGAAGAAGAGCCAAATGAAGTGACTTTAGAAGCAATGAGAGAAGCTGATAGAATTGCAAGAGATGATAATGTAAAGGGATATGACAGCATAGAGGAGTTGAGAGAGGCACTTGGTGTATAA
- a CDS encoding OmpA family protein: MKKIILLFTIILEFNLFSNTPYDEFSQKVEKLEEKIKNRDKKAINNLGNLYAKDENSRNIPKAKEYYRLAIKNGSEIASKNLEIANKLPKLCSDGAICENWTTIRFVDKDGKIVKMIIKGFPVNKEEVTEIEKREIKGEIEYLLNVFLENEEFVIVGYADKTENNKNKLSLLRAEKMAEFLKRNELRKDIKITKMIGKGAEDPIDTNDTVEGRYNNRRVEILLKNGKVKKIDISNLLNQLKDE; the protein is encoded by the coding sequence ATGAAAAAAATAATTTTACTTTTCACAATAATTTTAGAATTTAATCTATTTTCAAATACACCGTATGATGAGTTTTCTCAAAAAGTGGAGAAATTGGAAGAAAAAATAAAAAATAGAGATAAAAAAGCAATTAATAATTTAGGAAATTTGTATGCAAAAGATGAAAATTCCCGCAATATTCCTAAAGCGAAAGAATATTATAGATTGGCAATAAAAAATGGTTCTGAAATTGCTAGTAAAAATCTTGAAATAGCAAATAAACTTCCAAAATTGTGTTCTGATGGAGCGATATGTGAAAATTGGACTACGATTAGATTTGTAGATAAAGATGGAAAAATTGTGAAAATGATAATAAAAGGGTTTCCTGTTAATAAAGAAGAAGTGACTGAGATTGAAAAACGGGAAATTAAAGGCGAAATAGAATATTTATTAAATGTTTTTCTTGAGAATGAAGAATTTGTAATTGTTGGGTATGCTGATAAAACCGAGAATAATAAAAATAAATTATCTTTATTGAGAGCTGAAAAAATGGCAGAATTTCTGAAACGAAATGAATTGAGAAAAGATATAAAAATTACTAAAATGATTGGAAAAGGAGCTGAAGATCCAATTGATACGAATGATACAGTAGAGGGAAGATACAATAATCGTCGTGTTGAAATTTTGTTAAAAAATGGGAAAGTTAAAAAAATTGATATTAGTAACTTGCTGAATCAACTGAAAGATGAATAA
- a CDS encoding phospholipase D-like domain-containing protein → MKKTTTKRTNNSTKKTVKTKTERKKSIPKFEQSFLEGISCDIYIGKKAGISVRNAIQKAKKSITVISPFLSGDMITEDIFEALNKDVQVNIISKDNERIYPFLKKNLYSQNLILGSEKWLFLLGKSLLIFFYIILSIAALEIFTSFIFDISFTKNILPISKNNFLALTIIFGILTLFLRKLTINHEFYYSKRDNFNIHILEKSYNLHSKIYIIDSKIAFLGSLNFTTTGFLFNHETCIRITDKSVIRHLNNVYKDLIKTSKSIPLGELKKRINQK, encoded by the coding sequence ATGAAAAAAACTACAACAAAACGAACAAATAATTCAACAAAAAAAACTGTAAAAACAAAAACTGAAAGAAAAAAAAGCATCCCAAAATTTGAACAATCTTTTTTAGAAGGAATTTCCTGTGATATTTATATTGGGAAAAAGGCTGGAATTAGTGTTAGAAATGCAATACAGAAAGCTAAAAAATCAATTACGGTAATTTCTCCCTTTTTAAGTGGGGATATGATAACTGAAGATATTTTTGAGGCATTAAACAAAGATGTTCAAGTAAACATTATTTCAAAAGATAACGAAAGAATTTATCCTTTTTTAAAAAAGAACTTATATAGCCAAAATCTTATTTTAGGTTCTGAAAAATGGTTGTTTCTTTTGGGAAAGTCCCTATTAATATTTTTTTATATTATTTTATCCATCGCAGCGTTAGAAATCTTTACATCCTTTATTTTCGATATTTCTTTTACAAAAAATATACTCCCAATTTCCAAAAATAATTTTTTAGCACTTACCATTATTTTTGGAATATTAACCCTTTTTTTAAGAAAACTAACAATAAACCACGAATTTTACTACTCAAAACGAGATAATTTCAATATACATATTCTTGAAAAAAGCTACAATCTTCATAGTAAAATCTACATAATCGACAGCAAAATTGCCTTTTTAGGTTCTTTAAACTTTACTACTACAGGCTTTCTCTTTAATCACGAAACTTGTATAAGAATAACTGATAAATCTGTAATCAGGCATTTAAATAATGTCTATAAGGATTTGATAAAAACTTCCAAGTCCATTCCATTAGGAGAATTGAAAAAAAGAATAAATCAAAAATAA
- a CDS encoding esterase/lipase family protein, with protein MKEIMKDILIGSTFKAAEIVIAKNIIAKLLYHEYKIKIYYEKNDKSRKNQDFLVLLHGIYGKSSDMESIAQNFKDNYRIINIQYPTTKETAEEISDLYIEPNIETIKEQILSENFHKKINKNFNQNIKINFVAHSMGTGILRYYLKENPLENLGKVVFISPPSHGSHLADVPFVDKLPSMLGKVVPQFSTKKDSFVNQLGEPDYDYMILIGNKTNNPLYSMIIRGEDDGMVPLKTAKMKSDNFKIIENTTHTSILKDKRTMKEISEFFKSSDLNKEKEK; from the coding sequence ATGAAAGAAATAATGAAAGATATATTAATTGGTTCAACATTTAAGGCAGCCGAAATTGTTATAGCAAAAAATATCATAGCTAAACTTCTCTATCACGAATATAAAATTAAAATCTATTATGAAAAGAATGATAAATCTCGGAAAAATCAGGATTTTTTGGTACTTCTTCATGGTATTTATGGAAAAAGTTCAGATATGGAAAGCATTGCTCAAAATTTTAAGGACAATTACAGGATTATTAATATTCAGTATCCCACAACGAAAGAAACTGCTGAGGAAATTTCTGATCTTTATATAGAGCCAAATATTGAAACTATTAAAGAGCAGATTCTCTCAGAAAATTTTCATAAAAAAATAAACAAAAATTTTAATCAAAATATAAAAATTAATTTTGTGGCACATTCCATGGGAACTGGAATCCTTCGGTATTATTTAAAGGAAAATCCGCTTGAAAATCTAGGAAAAGTCGTATTTATTTCCCCACCATCTCACGGAAGCCATCTGGCAGATGTTCCTTTTGTAGACAAACTCCCATCTATGCTTGGAAAAGTCGTTCCCCAATTTAGTACAAAAAAAGACAGTTTTGTAAATCAGCTTGGCGAGCCTGATTACGACTATATGATTTTAATTGGAAATAAGACAAATAATCCGCTGTATTCGATGATAATTCGTGGAGAAGACGATGGAATGGTGCCTCTAAAAACTGCAAAAATGAAATCTGATAATTTCAAAATTATTGAAAATACGACTCATACCAGTATTCTAAAGGATAAACGAACGATGAAGGAAATTTCTGAATTTTTCAAAAGTTCAGATCTAAATAAAGAGAAGGAAAAATAA
- a CDS encoding type III pantothenate kinase, with product MILGFDIGNTHIVPIFYNEDGNILATFRIPTHLEFTEDTLFIMLNEFSKSKNLEISNIKNIIVSSVVPNINENFTRLGKKYFEIDPTFVTLDNVENKIKEIKILPNMERGLGADRIVDILATKKLYPEKELLIIDFGTATTFDMIKDSTYMGGCIIPGIALSINALFSNTAALPKIEFTEPETVLGINTVSQINAGIFYGNVGSIKELILQYKKFFPNAYVIATGGQGEKISEYIEQIDEYVPKLGEMGIFEFYRLNFLKENSDGI from the coding sequence ATGATTTTAGGATTTGATATTGGAAATACACATATTGTACCAATTTTTTATAATGAAGATGGAAATATTTTAGCAACATTCAGAATACCGACACATTTGGAGTTTACGGAAGATACTCTTTTTATAATGTTAAACGAATTTTCAAAAAGCAAAAATCTGGAAATTTCAAATATAAAAAATATTATAGTTTCATCGGTTGTTCCAAACATTAATGAAAACTTTACAAGGCTTGGAAAAAAATATTTTGAAATTGATCCAACTTTTGTAACGCTTGACAATGTAGAAAATAAGATAAAAGAAATAAAAATTTTGCCAAATATGGAACGTGGACTTGGGGCAGACAGAATTGTAGATATTTTGGCGACAAAAAAACTTTATCCAGAAAAGGAACTTTTAATAATTGACTTTGGAACAGCCACAACCTTTGACATGATAAAGGATTCAACTTATATGGGCGGATGCATTATCCCAGGAATTGCACTTTCAATAAACGCCCTATTTAGCAATACTGCCGCTTTGCCCAAAATCGAATTTACAGAGCCTGAAACTGTTCTGGGAATAAATACAGTTTCTCAAATTAATGCTGGCATCTTTTACGGAAATGTCGGCTCAATAAAAGAACTAATTCTGCAATACAAAAAGTTTTTCCCAAATGCTTATGTTATCGCAACTGGCGGGCAAGGAGAAAAAATTTCAGAATATATTGAGCAAATTGATGAATATGTTCCAAAACTTGGAGAAATGGGGATTTTTGAATTTTATCGACTTAATTTTTTAAAGGAAAATAGTGACGGAATATGA